A DNA window from Cydia pomonella isolate Wapato2018A chromosome 18, ilCydPomo1, whole genome shotgun sequence contains the following coding sequences:
- the LOC133527436 gene encoding ceramide-1-phosphate transfer protein gives MSNENTLDLHYVHQSFQRSLKEDDDVVVEAYIDGYNELVKFLNLIGSVFSFVSSDVKSKIKVMEKHRDGEDAVYYDSFKKMMKYEKETNLHEKSGFVSGSRTMLRLHRGLDFIRLFLKRLGDSEDTVNTCTECQNAYNSTLAEFHPWYIRKAATLAMHALPNRPDLLKKIFGSEDSLTAALAILPQTLSSCDEVYNRVQQLYTDFDFHGLP, from the exons atgtCCAACGAAAACACTTTGGATTTGCACTACGTACACCAAAGCTTCCAAAGAAGCCTGAAAGAAGACGACGATGTTGTCGTGGAAGCTTATATTGATGGATACAATGAACTAGTCAA GTTCTTGAATCTCATCGGTTCAGTGTTTTCATTCGTGAGCAGCGAcgtaaaaagcaaaattaaggTGATGGAGAAACATAGGGATGGTGAAGATGCAGTTTACTATGATTCTTTTAAGAAAATGATGAAATACGAGAAGGAAACAAACTTACACGAGAAAAGCGGGTTCGTCTCTGGTTCCAGGACGATGCTGAGGCTCCACAGAGGTCTAG ACTTTATAAGACTGTTCCTCAAACGGCTAGGCGATTCGGAGGACACAGTCAACACATGTACTGAATGCCAGAACGCTTACAACTCAACGCTCGCTGAGTTCCATCCGTGGTACATCCGGAAAGCAGCCACACTAGCAATGCACGCGTTACCCAACCGACCGGACTTATTAAAGAAG ATCTTCGGCTCAGAAGACAGCCTCACAGCGGCGCTAGCCATCCTACCACAGACCCTCTCATCCTGCGACGAAGTCTACAACCGTGTGCAACAGCTTTACACAGACTTTGACTTCCACGGCCTACCTTAA
- the LOC133527372 gene encoding RING finger and CHY zinc finger domain-containing protein 1 isoform X2: MYRMRHPAGGAGRVCELRRALREGKLIINLATATTRRHSNSVTELICTECDTRQAVQAECVSCGVRFGKYTCLICNLFDDEDKRQYHCEGCGICRVGGRDRFFHCERCNMCLPMQLQRVGHRCVENVSRSNCPVCLEDIHTSRIPCHIPDCGHLLHRPCFEQLLHSGHYACPTCQTSMIDMTNLWSYLDSEVAATPMPPEYADYKATILCKDCHKLSTVKFHVVGLKCQHCGAYNTCQTNGFHKESTSAESGSSSTSSSRSGSSSLPGGAAPSPSPSPSAAPSPSPAPSPAGRELPRANPMDEPPQA, encoded by the exons ATGTACAGAATGCGACACCCGGCAGGCGGTGCAGGCAGAGTGTGTGAGCTGCGGCGTGCCCTTCGGGAaggtaaattaataataaatttagccACTGCCACGACGAGAAGGCACAGCAACAGCGTCACCGAGCTGATATGTACAGAATGCGACACCCGGCAGGCGGTGCAGGCAGAGTGCGTGAGCTGCGGCGTGCGCTTCGGGAAG TACACATGCCTCATATGCAACCTGTTTGACGACGAAGACAAGCGCCAGTACCACTGCGAGGGTTGCGGCATCTGCCGCGTCGGCGGACGCGACCGGTTTTTTCACTGCGAACGTTGCAATATGTGCCTGCCTATGCAGCTACAGAGAGTGGGGCATAGG TGTGTAGAGAACGTGTCTCGCTCCAACTGCCCCGTGTGCCTCGAGGACATCCACACGTCCCGTATCCCGTGCCACATCCCTGACTGCGGGCACCTGCTGCACCGGCCCTGCTTCGAGCAGCTCCTGCACTCGGGACACTACGCCTGCCCTACGTGTCAGACCAGTATGATCGACATGACTAAC CTATGGAGTTACCTGGACTCGGAGGTGGCGGCGACGCCCATGCCGCCCGAGTACGCAGACTACAAGGCCACTATACTTTGCAAAGATTGCCATAAG cTATCGACGGTGAAGTTTCACGTGGTGGGACTGAAGTGTCAACACTGCGGTGCCTACAACACGTGTCAGACCAACGGCTTCCACAA GGAGTCAACGAGCGCGGAGTCGGGCTCGTCGTCCACGTCGTCCAGCCGGAGCGGCTCCTCGTCCCTCCCGGGGGGCGCCGCCCCCTCCCCGTCCCCGTCCCCCTCCGCCGCCCCCTCCCCCTCGCCCGCCCCCTCCCCCGCCGGCCGCGAGCTGCCGCGCGCCAACCCCATGGACGAGCCCCCGCAGGCCTGA
- the LOC133527857 gene encoding TD and POZ domain-containing protein 5-like: MTAVNVIYRRDGPSASKIVYSMTFTGESETDPIIYTIDNLVVVKLKSSAKLLRNKMNFSVSFSSSKHDSAKEKNIKINVNCLDLKYSELNIEVPNDWSKWQEMGLTQPYVRNGLYYTTVSIVVTAYECKKETVLSKLYTDSVFTDFHLVTSEGSVPVHKACLAAHSDVFKAMLTNEWKEAINGEIRMKGATVKTLQQLKEYMYLGTVPEDGLRPLLLIARCYLIEDLEKHCIRKLAENATGETLFSLLEFACDNNIPELSYAMLVITQEAVVNEAKDIKTAVLNSQKSKQSHQ; this comes from the exons ATGACTGCCGTAAA tGTTATTTATAGAAGAGACGGGCCTTCTGCCTCAAAGATTGTCTACTCAATGACTTTCACAGGTGAATCTGAGACCGACCCCATAATTTACACCATTGATAATTTGGTTGTGGTGAAATTGAAATCCAGCGCCAAATTGttaagaaataaaatgaatttttcTGTTAGTTTTTCATCATCAAAACATGACTCGGCTAAggaaaaaaacatcaaaataaatgtaaattgtcTAGACTTGAAATATTCTGAATTGAATATTGAAGTGCCTAATGATTGGTCTAAATGGCAAGAAATGGGACTTACCCAACCATATGTAAGAAATGGACTCTATTACACTACAGTAAGCATTGTTGTCACTGCATATGAATGTAAAAAGGAAACGGTACTTTCAAAATTATATACAGACAGCGTCTTCACTGACTTCCATCTAGTGACATCTGAAGGCTCTGTCCCTGTCCACAAGGCATGCCTGGCTGCTCACAGTGATGTATTTAAAGCAATGCTGACCAATGAGTGGAAAGAAGCAATCAATGGTGAAATAAGGATGAAGGGAGCCACCGTAAAGACACTTCAACAGTTAAAGGAATACATGTATTTGGGCACTGTGCCTGAAGATGGACTTCGTCCATTACTTTTGATTGCCAGGTGCTATCTTATTGAAGATTTAGAAAAACATTGCATTAGAAAGTTAGCTGAGAATGCTACAGGGGAAACCTTATTCTCACTCCTTGAATTTGCATGTGACAACAATATTCCAGAACTGTCATATGCTATGCTAGTCATAACACAAGAAGCTGTTGTTAATGAAGCTAAAGATATAAAAACAGCTGTTTTGAATAGTCAAAAATCTAAACAATCTCATCAGTAA
- the LOC133527372 gene encoding RING finger and CHY zinc finger domain-containing protein 1 isoform X1: protein MSNDKEEAVNGESSAATEQTVEKRIGCAHYKRRAKFVTPCCNKLYMCRYCHDENEQHYFNRKSVTELICTECDTRQAVQAECVSCGVRFGKYTCLICNLFDDEDKRQYHCEGCGICRVGGRDRFFHCERCNMCLPMQLQRVGHRCVENVSRSNCPVCLEDIHTSRIPCHIPDCGHLLHRPCFEQLLHSGHYACPTCQTSMIDMTNLWSYLDSEVAATPMPPEYADYKATILCKDCHKLSTVKFHVVGLKCQHCGAYNTCQTNGFHKESTSAESGSSSTSSSRSGSSSLPGGAAPSPSPSPSAAPSPSPAPSPAGRELPRANPMDEPPQA from the exons ATGTCGAATGACAAAGAAGAGGCCGTGAACGGTGAATCGTCGGCTGCGACCGAACAAACTGTTGAAAAACGCATAGGCTGCGCTCATTACAAGCGACGAGCGAAATTCGTG ACACCATGCTGCAACAAACTTTACATGTGCCGCTACTGTCACGACGAGAACGAGCAGCATTACTTCAACCGCAAGAGTGTCACCGAGCTGATATGTACAGAATGCGACACCCGGCAGGCGGTGCAGGCAGAGTGCGTGAGCTGCGGCGTGCGCTTTGGGAAG TACACATGCCTCATATGCAACCTGTTTGACGACGAAGACAAGCGCCAGTACCACTGCGAGGGTTGCGGCATCTGCCGCGTCGGCGGACGCGACCGGTTTTTTCACTGCGAACGTTGCAATATGTGCCTGCCTATGCAGCTACAGAGAGTGGGGCATAGG TGTGTAGAGAACGTGTCTCGCTCCAACTGCCCCGTGTGCCTCGAGGACATCCACACGTCCCGTATCCCGTGCCACATCCCTGACTGCGGGCACCTGCTGCACCGGCCCTGCTTCGAGCAGCTCCTGCACTCGGGACACTACGCCTGCCCTACGTGTCAGACCAGTATGATCGACATGACTAAC CTATGGAGTTACCTGGACTCGGAGGTGGCGGCGACGCCCATGCCGCCCGAGTACGCAGACTACAAGGCCACTATACTTTGCAAAGATTGCCATAAG cTATCGACGGTGAAGTTTCACGTGGTGGGACTGAAGTGTCAACACTGCGGTGCCTACAACACGTGTCAGACCAACGGCTTCCACAA GGAGTCAACGAGCGCGGAGTCGGGCTCGTCGTCCACGTCGTCCAGCCGGAGCGGCTCCTCGTCCCTCCCGGGGGGCGCCGCCCCCTCCCCGTCCCCGTCCCCCTCCGCCGCCCCCTCCCCCTCGCCCGCCCCCTCCCCCGCCGGCCGCGAGCTGCCGCGCGCCAACCCCATGGACGAGCCCCCGCAGGCCTGA